A DNA window from Aminiphilus circumscriptus DSM 16581 contains the following coding sequences:
- a CDS encoding PocR ligand-binding domain-containing protein — protein sequence MERFRLADLVDVARLQRMIDSLYDAGGISVTILDGDREILVASGGPDACLRYHHGNPDTYRRCRRSDAAAEKFLAEASLSDGRVKRRYKCENGLWNVAVPLVVRGMHLGTLFLGKFLLAEEEPDMDFFRRQAVAYGFPEKEYLEAIEAVPRFSSERLDAMLRYYTDLVATLVDLSLARIEAMEVSEALRESEERYRDLFDTLDQGVVYQNASGEIVAANAASQRILGLSLAQLQGRTSLDSRWSAVRKDGLPFPGEEHPAMVALRTGKVVRNILMGVFNPEEEAFRWIDVSSHPRTRPGATEPFEVYTTFMDVTERWKVLEAVKEKTEEAEQFFLSALDLLCITDTEGRFLRLNAEWEHTLGYRLDELAGRFFIEFVHPEDVQATLDAISTLGNQKEVLNFVNRYRCKDGNYRWIEWRSFPAGRRIYAAARDVTVRREMEEALRESRDRYRLLFERMLDGFALHEIILDGEGKPRDYRFLEVNPTFERLTGLRGGDIQGRTVLDVLPGTEPHWIEAYGRVALSGETLQFRNYSRALGRWFEVSAFSPRHGYFATIFTDVTEQERGREERERLIAELERKNEELERFTYTVSHDLKSPLITVKGFLGLLEQDLAAAKPDLVRKDMERIGEAADRMALLLDDLLELSRVGRVVNPSALHSVEELVHRALEAVSGRLAERGVVVEVLPGLGNVYGDGPRLVEVFQNLLENAVKYMGEQGNPRIEIGVMPREDGIVYYVADNGIGIEPRYRETIFGLFNKLDPRSEGSGIGLALIQRIVEVHGGQIWVESEGKGKGSVFCLRFPPAPRIGGDDV from the coding sequence ATGGAACGGTTCCGACTCGCGGATCTGGTGGACGTCGCACGGCTGCAGCGAATGATCGATTCCCTCTATGACGCCGGGGGGATCTCCGTGACGATCCTCGACGGGGACCGGGAAATCCTGGTGGCGTCCGGAGGACCGGATGCGTGTCTCCGTTATCATCACGGCAATCCGGACACGTATCGGCGGTGCAGGCGCAGCGATGCCGCCGCGGAAAAGTTTCTCGCGGAAGCGTCGCTTTCCGATGGGCGGGTGAAACGGAGATACAAGTGCGAAAACGGCCTCTGGAATGTGGCGGTTCCCCTCGTCGTAAGGGGGATGCACCTGGGGACGCTTTTTCTGGGGAAATTTCTGCTCGCCGAAGAGGAACCGGACATGGATTTTTTTCGGAGACAGGCCGTCGCATACGGATTTCCGGAAAAGGAGTATCTCGAAGCCATAGAGGCCGTTCCGCGTTTTTCCTCGGAACGCCTGGACGCCATGCTCCGCTACTACACGGATCTGGTGGCCACACTGGTGGACCTTTCCCTTGCCAGAATCGAGGCCATGGAGGTGTCGGAGGCGCTTCGGGAGAGCGAGGAGCGGTATCGGGATCTTTTCGACACGCTGGATCAGGGAGTGGTCTACCAGAATGCATCGGGAGAGATTGTGGCGGCGAATGCCGCGTCCCAGAGAATCCTCGGTCTTTCCCTCGCTCAGTTGCAGGGACGCACCTCTCTGGATTCCCGCTGGAGTGCGGTCCGGAAGGATGGTCTTCCTTTTCCAGGGGAGGAGCACCCGGCCATGGTGGCGCTTCGAACGGGAAAGGTGGTGCGAAACATTCTCATGGGGGTCTTCAATCCGGAGGAGGAGGCATTCCGCTGGATTGATGTCAGCTCTCACCCGAGGACACGGCCGGGAGCGACGGAACCGTTCGAGGTCTATACCACCTTCATGGATGTGACGGAACGCTGGAAAGTGCTCGAAGCCGTAAAGGAGAAGACCGAGGAGGCGGAGCAGTTTTTCCTGAGCGCTCTCGATCTGCTCTGCATCACCGACACGGAGGGGCGTTTCCTCCGGCTGAATGCGGAATGGGAGCATACCCTGGGGTATCGCCTGGATGAGCTGGCGGGACGTTTCTTCATCGAGTTCGTCCATCCCGAGGATGTACAGGCTACGCTGGATGCGATCTCCACGCTGGGCAACCAGAAAGAGGTTCTCAATTTCGTCAACCGCTATCGTTGCAAGGACGGCAACTATCGTTGGATCGAATGGCGATCTTTTCCCGCAGGCAGAAGGATCTACGCAGCGGCGAGGGATGTCACGGTCCGCAGGGAGATGGAGGAAGCGCTCCGCGAATCCCGTGACCGGTACCGACTGCTCTTCGAGAGGATGCTCGACGGTTTTGCCCTGCACGAGATCATCCTCGACGGAGAGGGAAAACCGCGGGATTATCGTTTTCTCGAGGTGAATCCCACCTTCGAACGCCTCACGGGGCTGCGGGGAGGGGACATTCAGGGGCGGACCGTGCTGGATGTCCTTCCCGGGACGGAACCACACTGGATCGAAGCCTACGGACGCGTGGCGCTCTCGGGGGAAACACTGCAGTTCCGGAACTACTCCAGGGCGCTCGGCCGCTGGTTCGAGGTCTCCGCCTTCTCGCCCCGTCACGGTTACTTCGCGACGATCTTCACGGATGTCACCGAGCAGGAGCGGGGCCGGGAGGAGCGGGAACGGCTCATCGCGGAACTGGAGCGGAAGAACGAGGAGCTGGAGCGCTTTACCTATACGGTGTCGCACGATCTGAAGAGCCCTCTCATTACCGTCAAGGGTTTTCTCGGTCTTCTGGAGCAGGACCTCGCCGCGGCGAAACCGGACCTGGTGCGAAAGGACATGGAGCGCATCGGTGAGGCCGCGGACCGCATGGCCCTGCTCCTGGACGACCTTCTGGAACTGTCCCGGGTGGGGCGCGTCGTCAATCCCTCGGCATTGCATTCCGTGGAGGAACTGGTGCACCGTGCTCTGGAGGCTGTTTCGGGGCGTCTCGCGGAACGTGGTGTGGTCGTGGAGGTGCTGCCTGGGCTGGGAAATGTTTATGGAGATGGCCCCAGGCTGGTGGAGGTGTTCCAGAACCTCCTGGAGAATGCGGTGAAATACATGGGAGAACAGGGAAACCCCCGTATCGAGATCGGCGTGATGCCTCGGGAGGATGGAATAGTGTATTATGTTGCCGACAACGGAATAGGTATCGAACCCCGGTATCGGGAGACGATTTTCGGGCTCTTCAATAAACTGGATCCACGAAGCGAGGGATCCGGTATCGGTCTCGCCCTGATCCAGCGCATCGTCGAGGTCCACGGAGGGCAGATCTGGGTTGAATCGGAGGGGAAGGGCAAAGGCTCCGTCTTCTGTCTGCGCTTTCCTCCCGCACCGCGTATCGGAGGTGATGACGTGTGA
- the pheT gene encoding phenylalanine--tRNA ligase subunit beta: MLVSLNWLKELIRIPAGVDEIAHRLTMTGCEVEEIRRPGEALQDIFIGRVLSLEPHPTREGLRVARVDYGRGRKTCTTAAPNVAVGKLFPYAPPGGVLADGTVLGMRDFDGVLSEGMLLSAEELGIPDVEVEFGLLTLPEDAPLGADCIAWLGLDDVILDISITPNRGDLLSLVGIARELYGILPGTELLPPEVPALPEGPWPIPFEGITLEDEGCPAYSLGLIRNVRIGPSPVRARVRVSLCGMRPISNVVDATNLAMLFWGQPLHAFDLDRLPARHIAVRAARKGETITTLDGKERVLEEEDLLITSGGVAVGLAGVMGGANSEISDTTTTVVLEAASFDRVRIGRTSRRMGLHSEAAFRYARGVDRTKALPALAMAMAYMREFAGGELCGAPLVAGDPREPRRTVILRESTLRTYLMSANMDEASATLERFGFTEVREFREEAARTFAVPASRLDVSIEEDLVEEVARVEGYDTVPVRIPPHLYASASLTTLMTALRRLRESAMGRGFVEMITYSFVAPEDLRVLRFPEGDRRGNPIAVVNPIAADQSVMRTSLLPGLLKALLRNLRGGFRGPIRMFEQGKVFLRTDGAGSSGEAHEEPFFLGGIVFPGRDRRFAADEDFFSVKADVIALCEACAVRPEFVQGEEPFGHKGRTAWIRIDGKDAGYLLALKPLIGGALDLDAPLYAFEINLESLVGQVSYQFSEPMRYPAIYRDVSLLVPKGTPAAAVEAEIRRLAGDFLWDVRLFDVYEGESIPEGHRSLAFSVAYRSAERTLSDEEIEGRHGALRSGLAARGYTLR; this comes from the coding sequence ATGCTCGTGTCGCTGAATTGGCTCAAGGAACTGATCCGGATTCCCGCCGGGGTGGATGAGATCGCCCACCGTCTCACCATGACGGGGTGCGAGGTGGAGGAAATCCGGCGTCCCGGGGAGGCGCTCCAGGATATCTTCATCGGCAGGGTGCTCTCCCTCGAACCCCATCCCACCCGGGAGGGACTTCGGGTGGCCCGCGTGGACTACGGCAGAGGGCGGAAGACCTGTACCACCGCGGCGCCCAATGTTGCCGTGGGAAAGCTTTTCCCCTACGCGCCCCCCGGCGGCGTGCTCGCCGACGGCACGGTGCTCGGTATGCGGGATTTCGACGGTGTTCTCTCCGAGGGAATGCTCCTCTCCGCAGAGGAGCTGGGCATTCCCGACGTGGAGGTGGAGTTTGGCCTGCTGACGCTTCCCGAGGACGCGCCCCTGGGGGCGGACTGCATCGCCTGGCTCGGTCTGGACGACGTGATCCTCGACATTTCCATCACTCCCAACCGGGGAGATCTTCTCAGCCTGGTGGGCATCGCCCGCGAACTCTACGGCATTCTCCCCGGAACGGAACTGCTGCCCCCGGAGGTTCCGGCGCTTCCGGAGGGGCCCTGGCCGATTCCTTTCGAGGGGATCACGCTGGAGGACGAGGGATGCCCCGCCTACTCCCTGGGACTCATCCGCAACGTCCGCATCGGTCCCTCGCCGGTGCGCGCCAGGGTTCGGGTTTCTCTCTGCGGCATGCGCCCCATCAGTAACGTGGTGGACGCCACGAACCTGGCCATGCTCTTCTGGGGGCAGCCGCTTCACGCCTTCGACCTGGACCGTCTTCCCGCCCGGCACATCGCCGTCCGTGCCGCGAGGAAGGGTGAAACGATCACCACCCTGGACGGCAAGGAACGAGTGCTCGAAGAAGAGGACCTGCTCATCACCTCCGGCGGCGTCGCCGTCGGTTTGGCGGGCGTGATGGGTGGCGCGAACTCGGAGATCTCCGACACCACCACCACGGTAGTTCTGGAGGCCGCCTCCTTCGACAGGGTCCGCATCGGTAGAACCTCGCGTCGCATGGGGCTCCATTCCGAGGCGGCGTTCCGCTACGCCCGGGGTGTGGACCGGACCAAGGCCTTGCCCGCCCTGGCTATGGCCATGGCCTACATGAGGGAGTTCGCCGGAGGCGAACTCTGCGGGGCGCCCCTTGTCGCAGGCGATCCCCGAGAGCCGCGCCGCACCGTGATTCTGCGGGAGAGCACACTCCGAACGTATCTCATGTCTGCGAACATGGACGAGGCGTCGGCCACCCTGGAGCGCTTCGGTTTTACCGAGGTCAGGGAGTTCCGGGAGGAGGCGGCGCGGACCTTCGCCGTTCCCGCTTCGCGGCTCGACGTCTCCATCGAGGAGGATCTCGTGGAGGAAGTGGCCCGGGTTGAGGGGTACGACACCGTTCCAGTGCGGATTCCGCCCCATCTGTATGCCTCGGCGTCCCTGACGACCCTCATGACGGCGTTGCGCCGCCTCCGGGAGTCCGCCATGGGGCGGGGATTCGTGGAAATGATCACCTACAGCTTCGTCGCTCCCGAGGACCTGCGGGTTCTCCGCTTTCCCGAGGGAGACCGGCGTGGAAACCCAATCGCCGTGGTGAATCCTATTGCGGCGGATCAGTCGGTGATGCGTACCTCCCTGCTGCCTGGGTTGCTCAAGGCGCTGCTGCGAAATCTCCGGGGCGGTTTCCGCGGCCCGATCCGCATGTTTGAGCAGGGCAAGGTGTTTCTCCGTACCGACGGCGCCGGTTCCTCCGGAGAGGCGCATGAGGAGCCCTTCTTCCTCGGGGGGATCGTCTTTCCCGGACGAGATCGCCGTTTTGCCGCCGACGAGGACTTCTTCTCCGTGAAGGCGGACGTGATTGCTCTGTGTGAGGCCTGTGCCGTCCGTCCGGAGTTCGTCCAGGGAGAGGAACCCTTCGGGCACAAGGGACGGACCGCATGGATCCGCATCGATGGAAAGGATGCGGGCTATCTGCTGGCGCTTAAGCCTCTCATCGGGGGGGCTCTCGACCTGGACGCGCCGCTCTACGCCTTCGAGATCAATCTGGAGAGTCTTGTGGGGCAGGTGTCCTACCAGTTCAGCGAGCCTATGCGCTATCCCGCGATCTACCGGGACGTGTCGCTTCTCGTGCCGAAAGGAACGCCCGCGGCGGCGGTGGAGGCTGAAATACGGCGCCTCGCCGGAGATTTCCTCTGGGATGTGCGCCTCTTCGACGTCTACGAGGGCGAGAGTATTCCCGAGGGACACCGGAGCCTTGCCTTCTCCGTGGCCTACCGGAGCGCGGAGCGTACTCTCAGCGACGAAGAGATCGAAGGACGCCACGGAGCGCTGCGGAGTGGTCTTGCCGCCCGTGGATACACGCTTCGATAG
- a CDS encoding CvpA family protein: MDIAQTVDLLFLLLAAVFVLRGAFRGLSGELLSLAGFVGGIFLAWRYGPPLALKIEGAWAVSPGIAQAVAMIGIFVTVNLFSAVAERGLKTVLKFANLSLLDRLGGMLAGGVKVGVLLLGAFLAMSLLTPGGPPQWAEESRALSLASVAWDFLAEAMEKRGWELPLPSPLSLRSGASGVDLFPASVEADVTSPDLEVSP; encoded by the coding sequence ATGGACATCGCCCAGACAGTGGATCTGCTCTTTCTGCTGCTCGCCGCCGTGTTCGTCCTGCGGGGAGCCTTTCGCGGGCTCTCGGGGGAACTGCTCTCCCTCGCCGGGTTCGTGGGGGGGATTTTTCTGGCCTGGCGCTACGGCCCTCCGCTGGCGCTGAAGATCGAGGGAGCCTGGGCCGTCTCTCCAGGAATCGCCCAGGCGGTGGCCATGATCGGCATCTTCGTCACGGTGAATCTCTTCAGCGCTGTGGCGGAGCGCGGCTTGAAGACGGTTCTGAAGTTCGCCAATCTCTCTCTGCTGGACCGCCTCGGGGGTATGCTCGCCGGGGGTGTCAAAGTGGGAGTCCTTCTCCTCGGAGCCTTTCTTGCCATGTCACTTCTCACTCCGGGAGGGCCGCCCCAATGGGCAGAGGAGAGCCGGGCGCTTTCACTGGCCTCCGTCGCATGGGACTTTCTGGCGGAGGCCATGGAGAAACGAGGGTGGGAATTGCCGCTGCCGTCTCCGCTCTCTCTTCGGAGCGGGGCGAGCGGCGTGGACCTTTTTCCCGCGTCTGTGGAGGCGGATGTGACGTCACCAGATCTGGAGGTATCCCCGTGA
- a CDS encoding Synerg-CTERM sorting domain-containing protein translates to MTAPAVQLPTTTVTAFPSPNPPQPPSGGGGCGGCDAGFSPFALLLVLSLVLSRRW, encoded by the coding sequence ATGACGGCTCCGGCGGTCCAGCTTCCCACCACGACGGTGACGGCGTTTCCCAGTCCCAACCCGCCACAGCCTCCTTCCGGCGGTGGAGGATGCGGCGGATGCGATGCGGGATTTTCGCCGTTCGCGCTGCTGCTGGTTCTGTCGCTGGTGCTTTCGAGGCGGTGGTGA
- a CDS encoding sensor histidine kinase — protein MEKPLILLVDDDPDHVELLLRSLERGEGAFRCVVAENLARARECLAERLPDLILADYRLPDGVGKDIIQDAAGRVPVVILTSHGDERLVRDVFQAGAFDYVTKSPESFVLMPRIVDWALREWRSRTARQRAETALIKQGRFLNVLLEAMPLPVFYKDAGGAYLGCNRAFERATGVSREEMIGKTVMSMPGEQNEILRQNDEALFLRPGMQRYELHLPGAEGSMRDVILTKATFPDAEGNVAGIVCAVMDITAQKATEEKLRRSLEQNQILLREVHHRVKNNLQVIISLLSLQLAEVTEPHLRDVLLESQSRIRAMALIQEQLYREGDFAHLDFHHYVSSLVSQLVAVYRTEDRPGSPSPRIEVESVSLTLEQAIPLGLILNEIVTNCLKHAFPESCSRPVEEREIRIGLWRKSDHVLLEVADNGVGLPPDLEQRRTRSLGMRIIDTLTRQLEGVVRMEDETQQGGARIRVLIPALHDAT, from the coding sequence ATGGAGAAGCCTCTGATTCTTCTCGTGGATGACGATCCCGACCACGTTGAACTTCTTCTGCGCTCCCTTGAGCGGGGGGAGGGGGCGTTCCGCTGTGTGGTTGCGGAAAACCTCGCCCGGGCGAGGGAATGCCTTGCGGAGCGGCTTCCCGATCTCATTCTCGCCGACTACCGTCTTCCCGACGGAGTTGGAAAGGACATCATCCAGGACGCTGCGGGGCGTGTTCCCGTGGTGATCCTCACCAGCCACGGAGACGAGCGGCTCGTGCGGGACGTGTTCCAGGCCGGAGCCTTCGACTATGTGACCAAATCTCCCGAATCCTTTGTCCTCATGCCGCGCATCGTCGACTGGGCGCTTCGGGAATGGCGGAGCCGCACCGCCCGCCAGCGGGCGGAGACGGCCCTCATCAAGCAGGGGCGTTTTCTTAACGTGCTTCTGGAGGCCATGCCTCTTCCCGTCTTCTACAAGGACGCCGGAGGTGCCTATCTGGGCTGCAACAGAGCTTTCGAGCGGGCTACGGGAGTGTCCCGGGAAGAGATGATCGGCAAGACCGTCATGTCCATGCCGGGAGAACAGAACGAAATTCTCCGCCAGAACGACGAGGCGCTTTTTCTCCGCCCCGGAATGCAGCGCTACGAATTACACCTCCCCGGCGCCGAGGGATCCATGCGGGATGTGATTCTCACCAAGGCCACCTTTCCCGACGCGGAGGGAAATGTGGCAGGTATCGTCTGTGCGGTGATGGACATCACCGCACAGAAGGCAACGGAGGAAAAACTCCGTCGCTCCCTCGAACAGAATCAGATTCTTCTCCGGGAAGTGCATCACCGGGTGAAGAACAATCTCCAGGTCATCATCTCCCTCCTCTCTCTCCAGCTCGCGGAAGTGACGGAGCCGCACCTCCGGGATGTGCTCCTGGAGAGCCAGTCCCGAATCCGCGCCATGGCGCTCATCCAGGAACAGCTCTATCGGGAGGGAGATTTTGCCCATCTGGATTTTCACCATTATGTCTCCAGCCTCGTTTCCCAGCTCGTCGCCGTCTACCGGACGGAGGATCGCCCTGGGAGCCCTTCGCCGCGGATCGAGGTGGAGTCGGTCTCCCTGACGCTGGAGCAGGCTATCCCCCTTGGATTGATCCTGAACGAAATCGTGACGAACTGTCTCAAGCACGCCTTCCCCGAATCGTGTTCGCGACCGGTGGAGGAGCGGGAGATTCGTATCGGTCTGTGGCGTAAGAGCGATCATGTCCTGCTGGAGGTGGCGGACAACGGGGTCGGACTGCCCCCGGATCTGGAGCAGCGAAGAACCCGCTCCCTGGGGATGCGTATCATCGACACCCTGACCCGACAGCTCGAGGGAGTCGTGCGAATGGAAGACGAAACACAACAAGGCGGCGCACGGATTCGTGTGCTCATCCCGGCGCTGCACGATGCGACATGA
- a CDS encoding response regulator, producing MSEAPLTILLVEDNPAHAEMILRSLEEHEVANHVTWLEDGETALDYLFRRGRYAEPSESPVPFVILLDLRLPRVDGLQVLRQVKEHSELRDIPVVILTTSEAERDMARAYEYHANSYVVKPLRFDDFAALMKDFGFYWLSWNKRPKTEAGWNTRGGAPGSTKTATP from the coding sequence GTGAGCGAGGCTCCGCTGACGATCCTCCTTGTGGAGGACAATCCCGCCCATGCGGAGATGATCCTCCGCAGTCTGGAGGAACACGAAGTGGCGAACCACGTGACGTGGCTCGAGGACGGCGAGACCGCACTGGACTATCTGTTCCGCCGTGGAAGATATGCCGAACCGTCCGAATCTCCCGTTCCCTTCGTGATTCTCCTGGATCTGCGCCTTCCCAGGGTGGACGGGCTCCAGGTGTTGCGACAGGTGAAGGAACATTCCGAACTGCGGGATATCCCCGTGGTGATTCTCACAACCTCCGAGGCGGAGCGGGACATGGCCAGAGCCTATGAGTACCACGCCAACAGCTACGTCGTGAAACCTTTGAGATTCGACGACTTCGCCGCACTCATGAAGGATTTCGGCTTCTACTGGCTTTCCTGGAACAAGAGACCCAAGACCGAGGCGGGATGGAACACGCGCGGCGGCGCGCCGGGGAGCACGAAGACGGCCACCCCGTAG
- a CDS encoding endonuclease MutS2, which produces MIVNERVRETLEIDKILEKLARQCRSPLGVRHFSGLRPALSVQQLQTRQELLRVYCRMRDMEGELPWDNRVKPVLPLLEEAKASAFLTGEELVLVRNFLRLAMEVRGAVVERKERFPALEDLGRGLKDFSPELTSLAVLSDDGWLYDTASQKLAEIRKRLEHIRADIRRLGHALLNEPSLGSMLQERVLTLREGRYVLLVRHEYVNSFPGIALERSGSGNSVYMEPTALIPHNNRTGILGDEERKEERAILTRLTQDLLRRERAIVEAEEALGYADALFATAEYMRKHRWHVPEVVPSKRGHFHFCNAVHPLLGEGAVPINIHGGERFRILVITGPNTGGKTVALKTVGVLTFLAWCGLPISAAEGAVVGDIDRILTDIGDEQSIEQNLSTFSAHMTTVIGMLEEAGPNSLVLLDELGAGTDPHEGAALGIALLQELLDRGSLVIATTHHNPIKKFALSTPRVETASVEFDAATLSPTFRLFMGVPGRSNALYIAERLGMPSSVVQRARDVLAGGEASVEELIGELQEKQAYLERVQERIAADRREIAALREKFERKYAEVNEKRDAILAGADRRARKILSDAEESARSLLRELEHAAESSAQRVMQEKKQELDRMKRHIDAREERRLERQSVVGEKKTLEVGSTVQLLESKVVGVVEELERGQALVLAGGMRIRVPLKRLRLVQEQPGGSSPRVSVDVKVTPPSERVSGSLMIRGMTMDEAIPMVEHYLDQAYRYGYGTVSIIHGRGEGILRREVQDICKRLPYVEEQRLGGPGEGGYGVTIVTFRKKG; this is translated from the coding sequence GTGATCGTGAACGAACGGGTTCGCGAAACCCTGGAAATTGACAAGATACTGGAGAAACTCGCACGACAATGCCGCAGCCCCCTGGGCGTGCGGCACTTTTCCGGCCTTCGCCCCGCGTTGTCGGTGCAGCAGTTGCAGACCCGGCAGGAGTTACTGCGCGTCTACTGCAGAATGCGGGACATGGAGGGAGAACTGCCCTGGGACAACAGGGTCAAGCCCGTTCTGCCCCTTCTTGAAGAGGCGAAAGCCTCGGCCTTTCTCACCGGGGAGGAGCTTGTCCTGGTGCGGAACTTCCTCCGCCTCGCCATGGAGGTGCGGGGAGCGGTGGTGGAGCGGAAGGAGCGCTTCCCCGCTCTCGAGGATCTCGGCAGAGGATTGAAAGATTTTTCTCCCGAACTGACCTCCCTTGCGGTACTCTCCGACGACGGGTGGCTCTACGACACGGCGTCCCAGAAACTGGCTGAGATCCGGAAACGGCTCGAACACATTCGTGCAGACATCCGACGCCTGGGACACGCTCTCCTCAACGAGCCGTCCCTGGGAAGTATGCTTCAGGAGCGGGTGCTCACGCTTCGGGAGGGGCGATACGTTCTACTCGTCCGTCACGAGTACGTGAACAGCTTTCCCGGCATCGCTCTGGAGCGCTCCGGGTCTGGAAACAGCGTTTACATGGAACCTACGGCGCTTATTCCGCACAACAACAGGACGGGAATTCTCGGCGACGAGGAACGCAAGGAGGAGCGGGCCATCCTGACGCGTCTCACCCAGGATCTGCTGCGCCGCGAGCGGGCCATCGTCGAGGCGGAGGAGGCTCTTGGCTACGCGGATGCGCTCTTCGCCACGGCGGAGTACATGCGGAAACACCGTTGGCATGTTCCCGAAGTGGTGCCCTCCAAACGTGGGCACTTTCACTTCTGCAACGCCGTACATCCCCTGCTGGGAGAGGGGGCGGTGCCCATTAACATCCATGGAGGCGAGCGCTTCCGAATCCTTGTCATCACCGGGCCGAACACGGGAGGCAAGACCGTCGCCCTGAAGACCGTGGGGGTGCTCACCTTCCTCGCCTGGTGCGGCTTGCCCATTTCCGCCGCCGAAGGGGCCGTGGTGGGGGACATCGACCGCATTCTCACGGACATTGGCGACGAGCAGAGCATCGAGCAGAATCTCTCCACTTTCAGTGCTCACATGACCACCGTGATCGGCATGCTGGAGGAGGCGGGACCCAATTCCCTCGTGCTCCTGGACGAGCTCGGAGCCGGAACCGACCCCCACGAGGGAGCTGCCCTCGGCATCGCTCTGCTGCAGGAGCTGCTCGACCGGGGAAGTCTCGTTATCGCCACCACGCACCACAATCCGATCAAGAAGTTCGCCCTCAGCACCCCGAGGGTGGAGACGGCGAGCGTCGAGTTCGACGCGGCGACGCTCTCTCCCACGTTCCGCCTCTTCATGGGGGTGCCGGGGCGGAGCAACGCCCTCTACATCGCCGAGCGACTGGGCATGCCCTCCTCGGTGGTGCAGCGCGCTCGGGACGTGCTCGCCGGAGGCGAGGCCTCGGTGGAGGAACTCATCGGCGAACTGCAGGAGAAACAGGCCTATCTCGAACGGGTGCAGGAGCGCATTGCCGCGGATCGTCGGGAGATCGCCGCCCTGCGGGAGAAGTTCGAGCGGAAGTACGCGGAAGTGAACGAAAAGCGCGACGCCATTCTCGCCGGGGCAGACCGGCGGGCCCGGAAGATCCTCAGCGATGCCGAGGAAAGCGCCCGGTCCCTTCTGCGCGAGCTGGAGCATGCGGCGGAGTCGTCGGCGCAGCGGGTGATGCAGGAGAAAAAACAGGAGCTGGATCGCATGAAGAGACATATCGACGCCCGGGAGGAGCGGCGCCTGGAGCGGCAATCCGTGGTGGGGGAGAAGAAGACCCTCGAAGTGGGTTCGACGGTGCAGCTTCTGGAAAGCAAGGTCGTGGGCGTCGTGGAGGAACTGGAGCGGGGGCAGGCCCTCGTGCTCGCCGGAGGCATGCGCATCCGCGTTCCTCTGAAGCGCCTCCGCCTTGTCCAGGAACAGCCCGGCGGGAGTTCCCCCAGGGTCTCTGTGGATGTGAAGGTCACTCCGCCCTCGGAACGGGTGTCCGGATCGCTCATGATCCGCGGCATGACCATGGACGAGGCCATCCCCATGGTGGAGCACTACCTGGACCAGGCCTATCGGTACGGTTACGGGACCGTGTCCATCATTCACGGCAGGGGCGAGGGCATCCTCCGGAGAGAGGTGCAGGACATCTGCAAGCGCCTTCCCTACGTGGAGGAGCAGCGCCTTGGCGGTCCTGGAGAGGGTGGTTACGGCGTCACCATCGTCACGTTCAGGAAGAAGGGATAG